A single genomic interval of Prionailurus viverrinus isolate Anna chromosome A2, UM_Priviv_1.0, whole genome shotgun sequence harbors:
- the LOC125155845 gene encoding cytochrome P450 4F3-like isoform X3, translating into MLSLSWLGLGQVAASPWLLLLLVGVSWLLARVLAWSYSFYDTCCRLRCFPQPPKQSWFWGHMGLEKNNEEGLRFMESLSHSFRDVHLWWMGPIYPLLRFVHPKFVAPLLQAPATIMPRDKFFYSFLRPWLGDGLLLTAGDKWSHHRRLLTPAFHFEILKSYVKIFNKSADIMHAKWKRLVSEGSTRLDMFEHISLMTLDSLQKCVFSFDSNCQESPSEYIAAILELSALVVKRQRQIFLHPDLLYYLTPDGQRFRRACDLVHNFTDAIIQERRRSLLTEGSHDFLKAKAKAKTLDFIDVLLLAKDEDGKELSHEDIRAEADTFMFGGHDTTASGLSWVLYNLAKHPEYQERCRQEVQELLRDREPKEIEWDDLALLPLLTMCIKESMRLHPPVPSISRCCTQDVVLPDGRVIPKGVVCLVSIFGIHHNPSVWPDPEVYNPFRFDPENIKERSSLAFIPFSAGPRNCIGQTFALTEIKVVLALTLLRFRVLSDKEEPRRKPEIILRAEGGLWLRVEPLSSGPQ; encoded by the exons aTGCTGAGCCTGTCCTGGCTGGGACTCGGGCAGGTGGCAGCCTCCCCAtggctgctcctgctgctggtgGGGGTCTCCTGGCTCTTGGCCCGCGTCCTGGCCTGGAGCTACAGCTTCTATGACACCTGCTGCCGCCTCCGGTGTTTTCCACAGCCCCCGAAGCAGAGCTGGTTTTGGGGTCACATGGGACTG GAAAAGAACAATGAAGAAGGCTTGAGGTTCATGGAGAGTCTGAGCCACAGCTTCCGTGATGTTCACCTGTGGTGGATGGGGCCCATCTACCCACTTCTGCGGTTCGTCCACCCTAAGTTCGTTGCCCCCCTGCTCCAGGCCCCAG CCACCATCATGCCCAGGGACAAGTTTTTCTACAGTTTTCTGAGGCCCTGGCTGG GGGATGGGCTCCTGCTGACTGCTGGTGACAAGTGGAGCCACCACCGTCGTTTGCTGACACCTGCCTTCCACTTTGAAATCTTGAAATCCTATGTGAAGATTTTCAACAAAAGTGCAGACATCATGCAT GCCAAGTGGAAGCGCCTAGTCTCAGAGGGCAGCACCCGATTGGACATGTTTGAGCACATCAGCCTCATGACCCTGGACAGTCTGCAGAAATGTGTCTTCAGTTTTGACAGCAATTGCCAGGA GAGCCCCAGCGAATATATTGCTGCCATCTTGGAGCTCAGTGCCCTTGTGGTGAAACGGCAGAGGCAGATCTTCCTGCACCCAGACTTGCTGTACTACCTCACCCCTGATGGGCAGCGCTTCCGCAGGGCTTGTGACCTGGTGCACAACTTCACAGATGCCATCATCCAGGAGCGGCGCCGCTCCCTCCTTACTGAGGGCTCCCATGACTTCCTCAAGGCCAAGGCTAAGGCCAAGACTTTGGACTTCATTGATGTGCTCCTGCTGGCCAAG GATGAAGATGGGAAGGAACTGTCCCATGAGGATATCCGAGCTGAAGCTGACACCTTCATGTTTGGGG GCCATGACACCACGGCCAGTGGTCTCTCCTGGGTCCTGTACAACCTTGCGAAGCACCCAGAGTACCAGGAGCGCTGTCGGCAGGAGGTGCAAGAGCTCCTGAGGGACCGTGAGCCTAAAGAGATTGAATG GGACGACCTGGCCCTGTTGCCTTTGCTGACCATGTGCATCAAGGAGAGTATGCGGTTGCACCCCCCGGTGCCATCCATCTCCCGCTGCTGTACCCAGGACGTCGTGCTCCCAGATGGCCGGGTCATCCCCAAAG gtGTTGTCTGCCTCGTTAGTATTTTCGGGATCCACCACAATCCATCCGTGTGGCCAGACCCTGAG GTATACAATCCTTTCCGCTTTGACCCAGAAAACATCAAGGAAAGGTCTTCCCTGGCTTTTATTCCCTTCTCCGCGGGACCCAG GAACTGCATCGGGCAGACGTTCGCCCTGACCGAGATAAAGGTGGTCCTGGCGCTCACGCTGCTGCGCTTTCGGGTCCTGTCCGACAAGGAGGAGCCGCGCAGGAAGCCGGAGATCATCTTGCGCGCCGAGGGCGGGCTTTGGCTGCGGGTGGAGCCGCTGAGCTCCGGCCCCCAGTGA
- the LOC125159299 gene encoding cytochrome P450 4F3-like isoform X1 — MLSLSWLGLGQVAASPWLLLLLVGVSWLLARVLAWSYSFYDTCCRLWCFPQPPKEHWFWCHMGPEKNNEEGFRFMESLSHSFRDVHLWWMGPFYPLLRFVHPKFVAPLLQAPAKIVPRDKFFYSFLRPWLGDGLLLTAGDKWSHHRRLLTPAFHFEILKSYVKIFNKSADIMHAKWKRLVSEGSTRLDMFEHISLMTLDSLQKCVFSFDSNCQESPSEYIAAILELSALVVKRQRQIFLYPDLLYYLTPDGQRFRRACDLVHNFTDAIIQERRRSLLTEGSHDFLKAKAKAKTLDFIDVLLLAKDEDGKELSHEDIRAEADTFMFGGHDTTASGLSWVLYNLAKHPEYQERCRQEVQELLKDREPKEIEWDDLALLPFLTMCIKESLRLHPPVAVVSRCCTQDVVLPDGRVIPKGVVCLVSIFGIHHNPSVWPDPEVYNPFRFDPENIKERSSLAFIPFSAGPRNCLGQTFALTEIKVVLALTLLRFRVLPDKEEPRRKWELILRAEGGLWLRVEPLSAGPQ; from the exons aTGCTGAGCCTGTCCTGGCTGGGACTCGGGCAGGTGGCAGCCTCCCCAtggctgctcctgctgctggtgGGGGTCTCCTGGCTCTTGGCCCGCGTCCTGGCCTGGAGCTACAGCTTCTATGACACCTGTTGCCGCCTCTGGTGTTTCCCGCAGCCTCCGAAGGAGCACTGGTTTTGGTGTCACATGGGACCG GAAAAGAACAATGAAGAAGGCTTCAGGTTCATGGAGAGTCTGAGCCACAGCTTCCGTGATGTTCACCTGTGGTGGATGGGGCCCTTCTACCCACTTCTGCGGTTCGTCCACCCCAAGTTCGTTGCCCCCCTGCTCCAGGCCCCAG CCAAAATCGTGCCCAGGGACAAGTTTTTCTACAGTTTTCTGAGGCCCTGGCTGG GGGATGGGCTCCTGCTGACTGCTGGTGACAAGTGGAGCCACCACCGTCGTTTGCTGACACCTGCCTTCCACTTTGAAATCTTGAAATCCTATGTGAAGATTTTCAACAAAAGTGCAGACATCATGCAT GCCAAGTGGAAGCGCCTAGTCTCAGAGGGCAGCACCCGATTGGACATGTTTGAGCACATCAGCCTCATGACCCTGGACAGTCTGCAGAAATGTGTCTTCAGTTTTGACAGCAATTGCCAGGA GAGCCCCAGTGAATATATTGCTGCCATCTTGGAGCTCAGTGCCCTTGTGGTGAAACGGCAGAGGCAGATCTTCCTGTACCCAGACTTGCTGTACTACCTCACCCCTGATGGGCAGCGCTTCCGCAGGGCTTGTGACCTGGTGCACAACTTCACAGATGCCATCATCCAGGAGCGGCGCCGCTCCCTCCTTACTGAGGGCTCCCATGACTTCCTCAAGGCCAAGGCTAAGGCCAAGACTTTGGACTTCATTGATGTGCTCCTGCTGGCCAAG GATGAAGATGGGAAGGAACTGTCCCATGAGGATATCCGAGCTGAAGCTGACACCTTCATGTTTGGGG GCCATGACACCACGGCCAGTGGTCTCTCCTGGGTCCTGTACAACCTTGCGAAGCACCCAGAGTACCAGGAGCGCTGTCGGCAGGAGGTGCAAGAGCTCCTGAAGGACCGTGAGCCTAAAGAGATTGAATG GGACGACCTGGCCCTGTTGCCTTTCCTGACCATGTGCATCAAGGAGAGTCTGCGGTTGCACCCCCCGGTCGCAGTCGTCTCCCGCTGCTGTACCCAGGACGTCGTGCTCCCAGATGGCCGGGTCATCCCCAAAG gtGTTGTCTGCCTCGTTAGTATTTTCGGGATCCACCACAATCCATCCGTGTGGCCAGACCCTGAG GTATACAATCCTTTCCGCTTTGACCCAGAAAACATCAAGGAAAGGTCTTCCCTGGCTTTTATTCCCTTCTCCGCGGGACCCAG GAACTGCTTGGGGCAGACGTTCGCCCTGACCGAGATAAAGGTGGTCCTGGCGCTCACGCTGCTGCGCTTTCGGGTCCTGCCCGACAAGGAGGAGCCGCGCAGGAAGTGGGAGCTCATCCTGCGCGCCGAGGGCGGGCTTTGGCTGCGGGTGGAGCCGCTGAGCGCGGGCCCCCAGTGA
- the LOC125159299 gene encoding cytochrome P450 4F6-like isoform X2, whose protein sequence is MLSLSWLGLGQVAASPWLLLLLVGVSWLLARVLAWSYSFYDTCCRLWCFPQPPKEHWFWCHMGPEKNNEEGFRFMESLSHSFRDVHLWWMGPFYPLLRFVHPKFVAPLLQAPAKIVPRDKFFYSFLRPWLGDGLLLTAGDKWSHHRRLLTPAFHFEILKSYVKIFNKSADIMHAKWKRLVSEGSTRLDMFEHISLMTLDSLQKCVFSFDSNCQEACDLVHNFTDAIIQERRRSLLTEGSHDFLKAKAKAKTLDFIDVLLLAKDEDGKELSHEDIRAEADTFMFGGHDTTASGLSWVLYNLAKHPEYQERCRQEVQELLKDREPKEIEWDDLALLPFLTMCIKESLRLHPPVAVVSRCCTQDVVLPDGRVIPKGVVCLVSIFGIHHNPSVWPDPEVYNPFRFDPENIKERSSLAFIPFSAGPRNCLGQTFALTEIKVVLALTLLRFRVLPDKEEPRRKWELILRAEGGLWLRVEPLSAGPQ, encoded by the exons aTGCTGAGCCTGTCCTGGCTGGGACTCGGGCAGGTGGCAGCCTCCCCAtggctgctcctgctgctggtgGGGGTCTCCTGGCTCTTGGCCCGCGTCCTGGCCTGGAGCTACAGCTTCTATGACACCTGTTGCCGCCTCTGGTGTTTCCCGCAGCCTCCGAAGGAGCACTGGTTTTGGTGTCACATGGGACCG GAAAAGAACAATGAAGAAGGCTTCAGGTTCATGGAGAGTCTGAGCCACAGCTTCCGTGATGTTCACCTGTGGTGGATGGGGCCCTTCTACCCACTTCTGCGGTTCGTCCACCCCAAGTTCGTTGCCCCCCTGCTCCAGGCCCCAG CCAAAATCGTGCCCAGGGACAAGTTTTTCTACAGTTTTCTGAGGCCCTGGCTGG GGGATGGGCTCCTGCTGACTGCTGGTGACAAGTGGAGCCACCACCGTCGTTTGCTGACACCTGCCTTCCACTTTGAAATCTTGAAATCCTATGTGAAGATTTTCAACAAAAGTGCAGACATCATGCAT GCCAAGTGGAAGCGCCTAGTCTCAGAGGGCAGCACCCGATTGGACATGTTTGAGCACATCAGCCTCATGACCCTGGACAGTCTGCAGAAATGTGTCTTCAGTTTTGACAGCAATTGCCAGGA GGCTTGTGACCTGGTGCACAACTTCACAGATGCCATCATCCAGGAGCGGCGCCGCTCCCTCCTTACTGAGGGCTCCCATGACTTCCTCAAGGCCAAGGCTAAGGCCAAGACTTTGGACTTCATTGATGTGCTCCTGCTGGCCAAG GATGAAGATGGGAAGGAACTGTCCCATGAGGATATCCGAGCTGAAGCTGACACCTTCATGTTTGGGG GCCATGACACCACGGCCAGTGGTCTCTCCTGGGTCCTGTACAACCTTGCGAAGCACCCAGAGTACCAGGAGCGCTGTCGGCAGGAGGTGCAAGAGCTCCTGAAGGACCGTGAGCCTAAAGAGATTGAATG GGACGACCTGGCCCTGTTGCCTTTCCTGACCATGTGCATCAAGGAGAGTCTGCGGTTGCACCCCCCGGTCGCAGTCGTCTCCCGCTGCTGTACCCAGGACGTCGTGCTCCCAGATGGCCGGGTCATCCCCAAAG gtGTTGTCTGCCTCGTTAGTATTTTCGGGATCCACCACAATCCATCCGTGTGGCCAGACCCTGAG GTATACAATCCTTTCCGCTTTGACCCAGAAAACATCAAGGAAAGGTCTTCCCTGGCTTTTATTCCCTTCTCCGCGGGACCCAG GAACTGCTTGGGGCAGACGTTCGCCCTGACCGAGATAAAGGTGGTCCTGGCGCTCACGCTGCTGCGCTTTCGGGTCCTGCCCGACAAGGAGGAGCCGCGCAGGAAGTGGGAGCTCATCCTGCGCGCCGAGGGCGGGCTTTGGCTGCGGGTGGAGCCGCTGAGCGCGGGCCCCCAGTGA